A region of Alkalinema sp. FACHB-956 DNA encodes the following proteins:
- a CDS encoding lipid-A-disaccharide synthase-related protein: MRLLCLSNGHGEDGIALRILQALQNLPQPSPPNPTAQTPPTIEVLPIVGEGHAYTQAGFPLIGKVQQMPSGGFIYMDGKQLARDIQGGLLKLTLEQIRSVQRWAKANRGEPALVLAVGDIVPMLFAWMSGLPFAFIGTAKSEYYLRDETGWLPRKSWWDDRFAIATGSVYYPWERWLMARPNCVAVFPRDRLTAETLQRFGIRAYDLGNPMMDLREKPNAPESLVADDRETLKDRETLKILLLPGSRAPEAYANWELLLSAANDVMAKLGRSITFLAAIAPSLERQILGQTLQQARWQAIEDDTLGDTFDTLGDTFTVGWGETQSTLKLSVGKFAEYAQRADCAIALAGTATEQFVGLGKPVITLPGAGPQFTPAFAEAQTRLLGGSVQCVAHPQQVGDALYRLLNNPDGLRTIAENGRRRMGEPGAAQRIARKLVEVLGGGLAPCTTIKHRTIERTSS; the protein is encoded by the coding sequence ATGCGACTCCTTTGCCTCAGTAACGGTCATGGTGAGGATGGCATTGCCCTCCGCATCCTGCAAGCCCTGCAAAACCTGCCCCAGCCCTCCCCCCCAAACCCCACTGCCCAAACCCCCCCCACGATCGAAGTTTTGCCGATCGTCGGCGAAGGCCATGCCTATACCCAAGCAGGATTTCCATTAATTGGCAAAGTGCAGCAAATGCCCTCCGGTGGATTTATCTATATGGACGGGAAACAACTAGCGCGGGATATCCAAGGAGGATTGCTAAAGTTAACGCTAGAACAAATTCGATCGGTACAGCGTTGGGCCAAAGCGAATCGCGGAGAACCCGCCCTGGTACTGGCAGTGGGGGATATTGTTCCCATGCTCTTTGCTTGGATGAGTGGCTTACCCTTTGCCTTTATAGGAACGGCGAAATCGGAATATTATCTGCGGGATGAAACGGGTTGGTTACCGCGTAAATCCTGGTGGGACGATCGATTCGCGATCGCGACAGGTTCAGTCTACTATCCCTGGGAGCGCTGGCTGATGGCACGGCCTAACTGCGTCGCCGTCTTTCCCCGCGATCGCCTGACAGCGGAAACCCTACAACGCTTTGGCATCCGAGCCTATGACTTGGGTAATCCCATGATGGACTTGAGGGAGAAGCCCAATGCGCCGGAATCCCTGGTAGCCGACGATCGCGAAACCTTGAAAGATCGCGAAACCTTGAAAATTCTGCTCTTGCCGGGATCCCGTGCCCCCGAAGCCTACGCCAACTGGGAATTACTCCTCTCCGCTGCCAATGATGTCATGGCCAAACTGGGCCGATCGATCACCTTTTTAGCCGCGATCGCCCCCAGTTTAGAGCGTCAGATCCTGGGCCAAACCCTCCAGCAAGCCCGCTGGCAAGCGATCGAAGACGACACCTTGGGCGACACCTTTGACACCTTGGGCGACACCTTTACAGTCGGCTGGGGCGAAACCCAATCCACCCTGAAATTATCGGTCGGGAAATTTGCCGAGTACGCCCAGCGAGCCGATTGCGCGATCGCCCTCGCGGGGACGGCCACGGAACAATTTGTGGGGCTTGGGAAACCCGTCATCACCCTTCCCGGTGCGGGGCCGCAGTTCACCCCCGCCTTTGCCGAAGCCCAAACCCGATTGCTGGGAGGGTCTGTCCAGTGCGTTGCCCATCCCCAGCAGGTCGGTGATGCGCTGTACCGCTTGCTCAATAATCCCGATGGTCTCCGCACGATCGCTGAAAATGGTCGCCGTCGCATGGGGGAACCGGGGGCAGCCCAGCGCATTGCCCGCAAATTAGTTGAAGTATTGGGAGGTGGGTTAGCCCCTTGCACAACAATCAAACACAGGACGATCGAACGCACAAGCTCCTAG
- a CDS encoding endonuclease/exonuclease/phosphatase family protein — translation MVKVITINILFKLEDWEHRRELLVQGLAAEQADLIALQEVNLVQNTGDWLAEQLGMPYVYTVPFPAADHPGITYGIAILSRYPFVQQAAIDLQSQGRLAQVVTVMINNQPVVLCNGHYYWHPGSHPERDRQIQTVLDYLELQVGDQPVIAVGDFNGTPETSAIEQMRQRFTSAYAAYHGREPDYTCPPPIAPWDLREWLYRSLRTFLFNRTFIPWKGTLDYIFVSSAWQVQDCRLILTQPAQDRNLYPSDHFGIVADLSIVNLAVTN, via the coding sequence ATGGTGAAAGTCATTACAATCAACATCTTGTTCAAATTAGAGGACTGGGAACACCGCCGGGAACTCTTAGTCCAGGGGTTGGCCGCAGAACAGGCGGATCTGATTGCACTCCAAGAAGTGAACTTGGTGCAGAATACGGGCGACTGGCTGGCGGAACAATTGGGAATGCCCTACGTTTACACCGTGCCCTTTCCTGCGGCGGATCACCCTGGAATTACCTATGGCATTGCGATTTTAAGTCGCTATCCCTTTGTCCAACAGGCCGCGATCGATTTACAGAGTCAAGGCCGACTGGCCCAAGTTGTCACTGTGATGATCAATAATCAACCTGTTGTATTGTGCAATGGCCATTACTACTGGCATCCGGGTTCCCATCCGGAGCGCGATCGGCAAATTCAAACAGTGTTGGATTATTTAGAATTACAGGTCGGTGATCAACCCGTAATCGCAGTGGGGGACTTTAACGGAACACCGGAAACATCTGCGATCGAACAGATGCGACAACGCTTCACTTCTGCCTATGCAGCCTACCATGGCCGAGAACCAGACTATACCTGCCCCCCGCCGATCGCGCCTTGGGATTTACGCGAATGGCTATATCGCAGTCTACGCACATTCCTATTCAACCGCACTTTCATCCCCTGGAAAGGCACGCTAGATTACATCTTTGTCAGTTCTGCTTGGCAAGTTCAAGATTGTCGGTTAATTCTCACCCAACCTGCCCAAGACAGAAACCTCTATCCCTCCGATCACTTCGGGATTGTTGCTGATTTATCGATCGTGAATTTAGCTGTTACGAATTAA
- a CDS encoding DUF4864 domain-containing protein: MDSISEFDRKAIRDVVEWQLSAFQQDDAVRAFALASPGIQAMFRNPTNFMNMVRQSYEPVYRPRSVIFEEVMLVEGNLTQPVLLLSPQGIPVRALYLMEQLSNGRWAVNGCYLVAIERPSV; encoded by the coding sequence ATGGACAGCATTAGCGAATTCGATCGCAAGGCCATTCGAGACGTGGTGGAATGGCAGCTATCCGCGTTCCAGCAAGATGATGCGGTGCGTGCATTTGCCTTGGCCAGTCCTGGGATTCAAGCCATGTTTCGCAATCCCACCAATTTTATGAACATGGTACGGCAGTCCTATGAGCCTGTCTATCGTCCCCGATCGGTGATTTTTGAAGAGGTCATGCTTGTCGAAGGTAACCTGACCCAACCCGTTCTACTCCTTAGCCCCCAGGGCATTCCAGTGCGAGCCCTGTATCTGATGGAACAGCTCTCCAATGGGCGGTGGGCGGTGAATGGCTGTTACCTAGTCGCGATCGAACGTCCATCCGTTTAA
- a CDS encoding alkaline phosphatase D family protein — protein sequence MSRSQARFNHPQFNRRQFLRSTLFAGASVVTASLGTQRSGLSAPAVIPSERSRPQIPYGVMSGDVGGSRAVVWSRADRLSRMRVELSLEPDFRRSRLVYGEVAQASQDFTSRVVLSQLPTDRPIFYRVQFQDLDQPKILSEPAIGQLQIPNSRRDIFFAWGGDTAGQGWGINPEFGGMKIYETMRQLKPDFFIHSGDTIYADNPIQAEVKLEDGRIWKNLTTPEKSKVAETLQEFRGNFIYNLLDENVRRFNAEVPVLMQWDDHEVVNNWYPTEILDDSRYTVKNVAVLAQRAKQAFLEYSPLRSEFVRQQKIERSFFYGKHLEIFMLDMRSYRGANNPNRQTVMGPDTAFLGNQQIQWLKQRLKQSRATWKVIAADMPLGLVVADGKTDFENLANGAGPALGRELELADLLKFIKQQNIRNTVWLTADVHYAAAHYYDPDRAQFQDFHGFWEFVAGPLNAGNFGPNPLDNTFGPQVKFQTAAPTVQINQPPSQGQQFFGTVKIAQDSGLMTVTLRNLWGETLFSIDLPPA from the coding sequence ATGTCCCGTTCTCAAGCCCGGTTCAATCATCCCCAGTTCAATCGCCGCCAGTTTCTTCGATCGACCCTTTTTGCAGGAGCCAGTGTGGTGACGGCTTCCCTCGGAACCCAGCGATCGGGCTTGTCTGCCCCTGCTGTTATTCCTTCAGAACGGAGTCGGCCTCAAATTCCCTACGGGGTGATGAGTGGAGATGTGGGGGGCAGTCGGGCGGTGGTCTGGAGTCGGGCCGATCGGCTGAGTCGGATGCGGGTGGAACTCTCGCTAGAACCGGATTTCCGGCGATCGCGCTTGGTCTACGGTGAGGTGGCTCAGGCCAGCCAGGATTTCACCAGTCGCGTGGTCTTGTCTCAATTGCCCACCGATCGACCCATTTTCTACCGAGTGCAGTTCCAAGACCTGGATCAGCCCAAAATTCTCAGCGAACCCGCGATCGGGCAGTTACAAATCCCCAACAGTCGGCGGGATATCTTCTTTGCCTGGGGGGGCGATACGGCGGGGCAGGGCTGGGGTATCAATCCCGAATTTGGCGGCATGAAAATCTATGAAACGATGCGCCAACTGAAACCGGATTTCTTCATCCACTCCGGCGACACGATCTATGCCGATAATCCCATCCAAGCGGAAGTGAAATTGGAGGATGGAAGAATTTGGAAAAATCTGACCACACCGGAAAAATCTAAGGTCGCAGAAACGCTTCAGGAATTTCGGGGCAATTTTATCTACAACCTGTTAGATGAAAATGTGCGGCGCTTTAATGCGGAAGTTCCGGTACTAATGCAGTGGGATGATCATGAAGTTGTCAATAACTGGTATCCCACAGAAATTCTGGACGACAGTCGCTACACCGTCAAAAACGTGGCCGTCCTGGCTCAGCGCGCCAAGCAAGCGTTTTTGGAATATTCGCCCCTACGATCGGAGTTTGTACGGCAGCAAAAAATTGAGCGATCGTTCTTCTACGGGAAGCATTTAGAAATATTCATGCTAGATATGCGCAGTTATCGCGGTGCCAATAATCCCAACCGCCAAACCGTTATGGGGCCGGATACTGCCTTTCTAGGGAATCAACAAATTCAATGGCTCAAACAACGGTTGAAACAATCCCGCGCCACCTGGAAAGTTATTGCTGCTGACATGCCCTTGGGATTAGTGGTTGCTGATGGGAAAACGGATTTTGAAAATTTAGCCAATGGGGCTGGGCCTGCATTGGGTCGGGAATTAGAACTGGCAGATTTACTGAAATTTATCAAGCAGCAGAACATTCGCAATACCGTTTGGCTGACTGCCGATGTGCACTACGCTGCGGCCCATTACTATGACCCCGATCGGGCGCAGTTCCAGGATTTCCATGGTTTTTGGGAATTTGTGGCGGGGCCGTTGAACGCTGGCAATTTTGGCCCCAATCCGCTGGATAACACCTTTGGGCCACAGGTCAAGTTCCAAACCGCTGCACCCACCGTCCAGATCAATCAACCGCCCAGTCAGGGGCAACAGTTTTTCGGCACCGTCAAAATTGCCCAGGATTCTGGCTTAATGACGGTTACCTTACGCAATCTCTGGGGTGAGACGTTATTCTCGATCGATCTTCCCCCGGCCTAG
- a CDS encoding metal ABC transporter permease, with the protein MLQLLTDPLHYEFIRNALAISVIIGILCPVVGSYLIVQRMALLGDVMAHCVLPGLSLSFFLGIDMMFGAFASGMLGSFLIAWIRSQSRVKVDAAMALTFSSFFALGIILITVLKNKLDLDSFLFGDILSVTGHDIIRTLIIAVIILVAVKAFYKELLFFTFDRTGAQALGLPVNLLHLAFMAAITLTIIASMQVVGVILVIALLIGPALTAYLLTTELHQMMGVGALLGILSSLAGVYISYYNNLPSGPAIVLVSSSLFLIALFFSPSQGILTRPSSSGSPH; encoded by the coding sequence ATGCTGCAACTATTAACCGATCCCCTCCACTATGAATTTATCCGGAATGCCCTAGCGATTAGTGTCATTATTGGGATTCTCTGTCCAGTGGTGGGGAGTTATCTGATTGTGCAGCGTATGGCACTCTTAGGGGATGTCATGGCACACTGCGTTTTACCGGGCTTGTCGCTTTCCTTTTTTCTTGGCATCGACATGATGTTTGGAGCCTTTGCATCGGGAATGCTGGGTTCGTTTTTGATCGCCTGGATTCGATCGCAGTCCCGCGTCAAAGTGGATGCAGCGATGGCACTCACCTTTTCCAGCTTTTTTGCCCTAGGTATTATCCTAATTACGGTATTAAAAAATAAGTTAGATTTAGACAGTTTTCTCTTCGGTGATATTTTGAGTGTTACAGGCCATGACATTATTCGCACCTTAATCATTGCTGTCATTATTCTGGTTGCGGTCAAAGCTTTTTATAAAGAACTGCTGTTTTTTACCTTCGATCGAACAGGAGCACAAGCCCTGGGATTACCTGTCAATCTATTGCATTTAGCATTCATGGCCGCAATCACCCTCACCATCATTGCCAGTATGCAAGTTGTGGGCGTAATCCTTGTCATTGCGTTATTAATTGGCCCAGCACTGACAGCTTATTTACTAACCACTGAGTTACATCAGATGATGGGGGTTGGAGCACTCTTAGGCATTCTTTCCAGCTTGGCAGGTGTATACATTAGTTACTACAACAATCTACCGTCTGGGCCCGCGATCGTCTTAGTATCCTCCAGCTTATTTCTAATAGCACTCTTTTTCAGCCCTTCCCAGGGAATTTTGACAAGACCCAGCAGTTCAGGATCGCCCCATTAG
- a CDS encoding metal ABC transporter ATP-binding protein encodes MLEVHQLGVNYRGVKGLESVTFQIGPGQLVGVVGPNGAGKSTMLKALLGLVPVTSGKVHYCTCPLHQQLEKVAYVPQRSQIDWDYPITVQNVVMLARTRKLGWFRSPGRSTRERVQWALEQVGMWDLRDRRIGNLSGGQQQRVFLARALAQEAEIFLFDEPFTGVDAVTEEILFQVFDQLRRSGKILLISSHEWGHSLHQLDRMLLLNQRLIADGTPEQVMTQDNLKHAYGRAWMQSMHPDLGDNLFC; translated from the coding sequence ATGCTAGAAGTGCACCAGTTAGGGGTCAACTATCGCGGAGTCAAAGGACTAGAATCCGTGACATTTCAGATCGGCCCCGGACAGTTAGTGGGGGTGGTTGGCCCGAATGGTGCAGGCAAAAGCACGATGCTGAAGGCATTGCTAGGGCTGGTACCCGTGACCAGTGGCAAGGTGCATTACTGTACCTGTCCCTTGCATCAGCAGTTAGAAAAGGTGGCCTATGTGCCGCAACGATCGCAGATTGACTGGGATTACCCCATTACCGTGCAGAATGTGGTGATGTTGGCGCGTACCCGCAAACTGGGCTGGTTCCGCAGTCCCGGTCGATCGACCCGAGAGCGAGTCCAGTGGGCCTTGGAACAGGTGGGGATGTGGGATCTGCGCGATCGGCGGATTGGGAATCTATCCGGCGGGCAACAGCAACGAGTCTTTTTAGCGCGGGCCTTGGCCCAGGAAGCAGAAATTTTTCTATTCGACGAACCGTTTACGGGCGTTGATGCAGTAACGGAAGAGATCTTATTCCAGGTTTTTGATCAACTGCGCCGATCGGGCAAAATTCTCCTCATTAGTAGCCATGAATGGGGGCATTCCCTGCATCAACTCGATCGCATGTTGCTATTAAACCAACGCCTCATCGCGGATGGCACGCCAGAGCAGGTGATGACGCAAGATAATTTAAAACACGCCTATGGTCGGGCTTGGATGCAGTCCATGCATCCAGATTTAGGCGATAATCTTTTTTGCTAA
- a CDS encoding Rieske 2Fe-2S domain-containing protein → MPVSQVRSTSSSVGGADPDRFDVKEAWYPVFYLTDLDKTKPMPFTLLGMDLVIWWDGWAKAWRAFADRCPHRLVPLSEGRINEDGLLECPYHGWSFAGSGDCKNIPQQNEGGQAETSRRACVRSFPTAEKQGLLFVYAGQPDNAENAPVPAIDPWEEGTEGWVCLDIFRDLPYDAATLLENVLDPSHLPYTHHNTVGKRSNASPVELELLTSDKWGFTGTWKEGPRRGKLGSQDTIFIAPNLMWHDLTSKQFGRTITAVYATPIRKGECRLFARFPFKFPSKFPALAMSLTPRWFSHLGQNAILEDDQIFLHWQERILATEGGSEQFSRAFYMPTKADRFVFEYRQWFNQYEAEPFPGEALPPRLNREALLDRYHSHTEHCASCRSALARVQQLRQGCVAIAGLAIVGTTLWQNALLAGLTIVLGAAWYGLGQLEQRFYHGRSIPPRNLPEKS, encoded by the coding sequence ATGCCAGTGTCCCAAGTCCGCAGCACGTCTTCCAGCGTCGGCGGTGCCGATCCCGATCGCTTTGATGTCAAGGAAGCCTGGTATCCCGTTTTTTATCTGACCGATCTGGACAAAACCAAGCCCATGCCTTTTACGCTGCTGGGGATGGATTTGGTGATTTGGTGGGACGGTTGGGCCAAGGCTTGGCGCGCCTTTGCCGATCGCTGTCCCCATCGCCTCGTCCCCCTCTCGGAAGGCCGGATTAATGAGGATGGGTTATTGGAATGCCCCTACCATGGTTGGAGCTTTGCAGGTTCGGGCGATTGCAAGAATATTCCCCAGCAAAATGAAGGGGGGCAGGCAGAAACCTCGCGGCGGGCCTGTGTGAGATCGTTCCCGACGGCGGAAAAGCAAGGATTATTGTTCGTCTACGCAGGACAACCGGACAATGCTGAGAATGCTCCTGTTCCCGCGATCGATCCTTGGGAAGAAGGCACGGAAGGATGGGTTTGCTTGGATATCTTTCGCGATCTCCCCTACGATGCTGCAACGTTACTGGAAAACGTCTTAGATCCAAGCCATCTGCCCTACACCCACCACAACACGGTCGGCAAGCGCAGTAATGCCTCTCCGGTGGAGTTAGAACTGCTCACATCGGATAAATGGGGCTTTACCGGAACCTGGAAGGAAGGCCCTCGGCGCGGCAAATTGGGTTCCCAGGACACGATCTTTATCGCGCCCAATTTAATGTGGCATGACCTCACGTCTAAGCAGTTTGGTCGCACAATTACGGCAGTCTATGCAACCCCCATTCGCAAAGGGGAATGTCGATTATTTGCCCGGTTCCCATTCAAGTTCCCCTCCAAGTTTCCAGCTTTGGCCATGAGTCTAACGCCGCGCTGGTTCTCGCACCTGGGACAAAATGCCATTTTGGAAGACGACCAAATCTTTTTGCATTGGCAGGAACGGATTTTAGCGACAGAAGGGGGCAGTGAGCAGTTTTCCCGCGCGTTTTACATGCCAACCAAGGCCGATCGCTTTGTGTTTGAGTATCGTCAATGGTTTAACCAATACGAAGCGGAACCCTTTCCCGGTGAAGCCTTGCCACCCCGTCTCAACCGAGAAGCCTTGCTCGATCGCTACCACTCCCATACAGAACATTGCGCGAGTTGTCGATCGGCGTTGGCACGGGTACAGCAATTGCGTCAGGGTTGTGTAGCGATCGCTGGCTTGGCGATCGTGGGAACGACCCTCTGGCAGAATGCGTTATTGGCGGGTTTAACAATTGTGTTAGGAGCGGCGTGGTACGGTTTGGGTCAACTGGAACAACGGTTTTACCACGGTCGATCGATTCCTCCGAGAAATTTACCAGAGAAGAGCTAA